The Terriglobia bacterium genome contains the following window.
GCCTTGTAGACCACTCCCATGCCGCCGGCGCCCAACTTCTCTTCTATCCGGTAATGTCCCAGCGTTTGTCCAGCTGACGAAGTGGATTCCGCCATGGGGCGAGAATCTTATAGCGCTGGCGAAACACAAGTCAATGCGGCTGGTGGACCAGGTATCTCATAACCTTTTGTGCCCCACGTTCGCGTCCCGCGGTCGGACGCTAACGTGGGTTAGGCTGGTGACCACATCTGCCAGTTTATGAACGTGACGGTACCCCACATCTGCTTCTGTTGGCAGATGTGGGTCTTTCCGACACTCGGCTCATTTCTCCGGCCGGGTGCCCGGTCCTTTCCCTTCGGAAAGGGCCGGATTCCGAACGTCCGCGACCACTCCCCGCTCTTCGCCTGATATCGAACCTCTTCGAACTGCGCCCCAAAAAGAAATCTGTGATCTCGACAGCTGATTCGATACCATTTCTGTTCCCATGCTCGCGTCAGCCCAGTCACGTTCTTCCGGCAAAGAACGCGATTCCGAAACCGGGCTGGACTACTTCGGGGCTAGATACTATGGCTCGAATATGGGCAGGTGGATGAGTCCGGACTGGAGCGACGCACCAGAACCGGTACCGTATGCTGACCTGACCGACCCGCAGACGCTCAACCTATATCACTATGTTCGCAACAATCCATTGTCTGGTGCAGACCAGACTGGTCACGACTGCCCACCAGATTGCGGCTGGGTTTGGGAAGGCATAAAACAAACAGCTTCCGACGCCATCGTAGGTGGTGGACAGGGACTAGCAAACATTGGAATTACGACCTATGACATCGGTGCTGATTTGTTGAACACGCAGACGAACGGAGCCTCTAATCTGCCAATAATCCAGCCGTATATCCCGATGACGCCGGGGGAGGACACTGCTCAACACGGGGCAAACATCGTCGCTACCCTCGCGACTTTGTCTACAGCCGTGAAAGGGACTTCGTCAGTAGAGGCGGGGGGAGAGGCTGTGTCCGCGGGCAGTGCTAGCAAAGCAACCCAACTAAAATTGAATCAAGCCGCTGGAAATGCATACAGGGATGAAGTAGCGGACTCACTTAAAGCGGCTGGACGAGACGTTCAAAAAGAGGTCGTGAAGCAGACACCGTTTGGAAATCGGCGAGTTGATATTGAAGCGTCCCATAACGGCAAGACGCTTGGCGGCATCGAAACTAAGACCGGGAATTCTCCATACAAGCCGAGCCAGCGCGCGAAAGATACATATTTGAAGCAGAAGGGGTATCCAGTCAACGTTGTGCGTAAGCCAAAGCCGAAGGAGCAGTGATGAGTTGTGAGGAGACGGAACTTATTGGCACATGGAAGTCCGACGCGAGTGACAGGGCCGGACACAGCACGTATGGCGATGTGACCCTGAAATTTGGTTCGGACGGCACGTTGCTGTATATCATTCACGAGTCAGACAAGGACCAAATCATGCGGCTAACCTACCGCGTGGAGCCCGGATACATTATCACTGACCAACCAAGTCTGCCCCGCCCAGAGAGGACGGAATATGAACTGAACGAGAATGGAGTTCTAACTCTGTCGTTTGGTGGTCGCAAGTCTAGGTATCTGAAGGTTGGGTGAGCAAAGCGGCGGTCGGGTTTGTGCTTACGATTTGACCGTTACGACTATGACGAACTCGAACGGATTTTTAGACAGCGTAGCGTTCAGAGTGCCTACAAGTTCACTGGCAAAATACGGCCTGCTGAGCGAATCAGCGGGCCGTTTCTTATGCGGCGGGATGCGTCTTGGCATGGATGCGCTGTAAGGTTGGAATGGCCACCTGTGTATAGACCTGCGTGGTCTTGATGTCAGCATGCCCGAGAATCTGCTGAATTACTCGGATGTCAGCTCCGTTCTCGTGCATTAGTGTCGCCATTGTGTGCCGGAACAGATGGCACGCTCCGCTCTTGCCCAGCTTTGCGTTGGTAATGTGCTTGCGCACGATCCATGTCAACT
Protein-coding sequences here:
- a CDS encoding RHS repeat-associated core domain-containing protein, which produces MLASAQSRSSGKERDSETGLDYFGARYYGSNMGRWMSPDWSDAPEPVPYADLTDPQTLNLYHYVRNNPLSGADQTGHDCPPDCGWVWEGIKQTASDAIVGGGQGLANIGITTYDIGADLLNTQTNGASNLPIIQPYIPMTPGEDTAQHGANIVATLATLSTAVKGTSSVEAGGEAVSAGSASKATQLKLNQAAGNAYRDEVADSLKAAGRDVQKEVVKQTPFGNRRVDIEASHNGKTLGGIETKTGNSPYKPSQRAKDTYLKQKGYPVNVVRKPKPKEQ
- a CDS encoding tyrosine-type recombinase/integrase, which translates into the protein MGRLASHPRLIFVHEGKGRRDRYVPIGRRAVRWLRRYLRESRPKLIRREDEHTVFLSAQGRQISRDQLTWIVRKHITNAKLGKSGACHLFRHTMATLMHENGADIRVIQQILGHADIKTTQVYTQVAIPTLQRIHAKTHPAA